agtgtgtgagcggaCGCACTGATGGACACGGAGGGACGGCCGGATGACATCAGCGCACACACCGTTTCCGGCCAATCCTGGCCCAGCCTTCCGCCTGCTGTCTCCACCCTCCCACACCTCTCCCTTGTTGCTACGGCAGCCACATCGCCCGCCTGTGTGTGGCTCTGCTAGGGTTGGTAGCGAACGGTTTTCTCAACTGTTTAACACCAAAAGACGCAGTTCTCCAGAGAAATGAGGTCATTTtcgggaagtgaggacattttgtgtggtcctcacaacttcggaggtgtgtttgagggctcAGATTAGGATTAGGTCATGAGATcactgggtttaggtcaggtttGGGGGCTAAACCAAGCAGCTAATCGCAGTTTTATTTGCAGATTTCTCCCGTTTTCTGCACAGAAAAACAGCGAAAAATGTCGCTGAGGTGCAGAAACGTCGGTGTGAGCTGGATCCTGGATGACCAGAGGGTATTTTTAAACTTCCgtgttctgtttctctctggCCTCCTCTCAtccgtcgctctgctgctctcttcctctcgtAACCATGGAAATTAGATGTACATGCAAATACCTGAGCACGTTGGCCGAGGCCGTGTGACGGGAGATGCAAATTGCATTTCCGCtcgcaggaacacacacacacacacgcacacacacacacacacacacacacacacacacacacacacacacacacattcctgcgCAGACATACGTAAGAACACCCACCTGCAGTCTGGGACGCTTCTCAGGGACAACAAGCACATTATGATTATCTGGAATAAAAGCCTTTTTCACATTGATAACAAAGACGACGGACAGCGTTAGCTTCAATAAAAGACAGATTTAATCCAGCCCATAATGATCCCACTGTAATCCTGATCTAATAACCTGGCAGCTTTGCTTTGTCACTGTTGTATCCTGGACGGAGCGCCGGAGCAGGAAAACTGACCCATTTAGTTCTGGGGGCAGCAGATAAAACTGGTCGAGTTTATAGCGTGTACAGAGATATATGTTTAATCTGGGTAATATAAGTTTAATGTGGGAAATATATGTTTAATATGTGTAGTATATGTTTAATGTGGGTAATATATGTTTCATGTGTGTAATATATGTTTCATGTGTGTAGTATATGTTGAGGGTGGGTAATATATGTTTAATGTGggaaatatacagtatgttgagGTTGTAGTGTTGGTAATATGTTTAATGTAGGTATTATATGTTTCATGTGTGTAGTATATGTTTAATGTGTGTAGTATATGTTTAATGTAGGTAGTATATGTTTAATGTGTGTAGTATATGTTTAATGTGTGTAGTATATGTTGGCCTACATGAGTTAACCCGCTCGTCCTCATCTGCAGCCTGATGGTTTCTGCTTTCATTGATGTCTGTTTTTTTATGAATGAACGACAGCGGGGAGGCGGGGCCGGCGGCCCGGacggctctgattggctgccgccCGGTGACGCCATCTCCGCCGTGACGCGCTGCGCCCATTcataaaaaaggaggagaaaaaaaaccgaAACAACAGAGGAGGCTCATTCAGGGAGAGGTGACGGGCGCGAGCAGCGGGAGATGTGCAGCTAGAAGCGACGCGCACGGGGGAAAACCCGCGGCAGGATCCCACAGCTGAGCCTGAAGCGACGCGCCGTGATGGAGGACCTGGGCCAGATCGACTGCTCGGTGCTGAAGCGGCTCCTGAAGGACGACAGCGCCAAGTGTCTGCTGCTGGACTGCCGCTCCTTCCTGGCGTTCAGCGCCGGGCACATCCGCGGCGCCGTCAACGCCCGCTGCAACACCATCGTCCGCCGCAGGGCCAAGGGCTCCGCGCTGAGCCTCGACCAGATCCTGGCCGGGGACGAGGACGCCCGCGGCCGCCTGCGCGCCGGCATGTTCTCCGCCGCGGTGCTGTACGACGAGAGGACGCCGGACTCGGAGGCGGTGAAGGAGGACAGCACGCTGGCGGTGGTGCTGAACGCGCTGAGCAGGGACGCGTCCGGGAGCCACAGGACCCGCATGTACCTGCTCAAAGGTAGCGGCagcacgcgcacacatacaTATAGATATTATATTATTGAGGCTATATTCTGCACGTCTCTTTATATTAATGTTAAAATCAATGTAATATCCCGATCATCGAATTTCCGGTCACAGCGAGTTCAGACTAAAATATAATTAGATGGTTTCTGGGCACCgattaattattataattattattaggagattttctgctgctttatctCGGCTgtagtttttacattttacatcaaCACACGACGGCTGGAGACGAGTGAGGTAATGCTGATGCggacagcaacacacacacacacacacacacacagcgaggtGGGAAATTAGATTTTATTACCAGGTTAATATTTAGACTGTAGTAgtgctgtatttgtgtgtgtgtgtgtgtgtgtgtgtgtggcagcttCGCTGCTCTGAGGGTACAGGAAGTCACTCCTGCCGTCAGACTCTATAATTCACCTCAAAGCcgcacaacaacaataattatttaatgtttatgttgtaattttatttctattttattctgtatttttgtaatattttgtAAATATATATGCTTGTAATGCTCTAATCTTATTTGTGttgtatttattctgtttctatactttgtaaatactaaaaaaaacacctacactacagttatattaatttAATTCAATTCTCCATTCAgggatgaagaaataaaaataaaataaatcttgtATATGTTTCTATGGttcataaacacaaaaacaacgcCAGGTTGTTGGTTCTAGTCCCGgtctctctctgtgttgcaGGCGGCTACGACAGGTTCTTCACAGAGTACCCAGAATATTGTCTCAAGTCCAAGTCCTTGCCCGTCCTCAGCAGCCAGTCCAGTGTTGAGTCGGCGTGCTCGTCCTGTGGGACGCCACATCACGATCAGGTGAGCACGTTGGTTTGGTCAGTCCAGTCCGTCCCTGTCAGTCAAAAGTCAGGGGGGGTGTCGACCCCCCTACCCCggcgtcctggctccccctcgCCGTAGCGTCACCAGACAGGACGACGACCCAAACCAGGACTTGAACCCTGAACCTCCACATGAACGTCACTGGTCTGAACCACTGATCTACCCAGCTGGACGAGTTCGACAGGGAGGACGAAGACTTTCAAGCTAGTTTAGCTAATGTCACaatatccccccccctcctcctcctcctctgcccaggGCGGCCCCGTGGAGATCCTCCCCTTCCTGTACCTCGGCAGCGCCCTGCACGCCTCCAAG
The sequence above is drawn from the Takifugu rubripes chromosome 6, fTakRub1.2, whole genome shotgun sequence genome and encodes:
- the dusp4 gene encoding dual specificity protein phosphatase 4, encoding MEDLGQIDCSVLKRLLKDDSAKCLLLDCRSFLAFSAGHIRGAVNARCNTIVRRRAKGSALSLDQILAGDEDARGRLRAGMFSAAVLYDERTPDSEAVKEDSTLAVVLNALSRDASGSHRTRMYLLKGGYDRFFTEYPEYCLKSKSLPVLSSQSSVESACSSCGTPHHDQGGPVEILPFLYLGSALHASKKEVLDAIGISALLNVSADCPNHFEGTYQYKCIPVEDNHKADISCWFLEAIEFIDSVRDASGRVLIHCQAGISRSATICLAYLMKRKRVRLDEAFEFVRRRRSIISPNFSFMGQLLQFESQLLATSCAAEAAAAASPLLGPKSSTATAAASTTPTSPFIFNFPVSVVNSAYLHHSPLTTSPGC